One window from the genome of Rhinolophus ferrumequinum isolate MPI-CBG mRhiFer1 chromosome 22, mRhiFer1_v1.p, whole genome shotgun sequence encodes:
- the LOC117015079 gene encoding copper transport protein ATOX1-like: MPQHKFSIDMTCESCSNAVTRILNKLGRVQYEINLPNKKVCIESEHSVGTLLETLRKTGETVTYLGLS, translated from the coding sequence ATGCCGCAGCACAAGTTCTCCATAGACATGACCTGTGAAAGCTGCTCTAATGCGGTCACTCGGATCCTCAACAAGCTGGGAAGAGTTCAGTATGAGATCAACTTGCCCAACAAGAAGGTTTGCATCGAGTCTGAGCACAGCGTGGGCACATTGCTGGAGACCCTGAGGAAAACAGGAGAGACTGTTACCTATCTCGGCCTCAGCTAG